A region from the Nostoc sp. HK-01 genome encodes:
- a CDS encoding GDP-D-mannose dehydratase — MQKKALICGVSGQDGAYLAELLLNRGYIVCGTSRDAQMSSFHNLVRLGIRDQIKLASVALTDFRSVLQVLTKIQPDEVYNLAGQSSVGLSFEQPVETLESIATGTLNLLEAIRFIGAPIKLYNAGSSECFGNTGEQPADEDTPFRPRSPYGVAKATAFWEVANYREAYGLFACSGILYNHESPLRPERFVTQKIISAACRIAQGTDNHLYLGNLSVRRDWGWAAEYVNAMYLMLQQEQPDDYVIATGETSKLEDFVAQAFACVGLDWQEYVTTDSSLLRPTDIVVGRGNPAKAKEKLGWQAQYTMKDVVRMMIEEKQKDYL; from the coding sequence ATGCAGAAGAAAGCACTTATTTGTGGTGTATCAGGGCAAGATGGGGCTTATTTAGCAGAGTTACTATTAAACCGGGGATACATTGTCTGTGGGACTTCACGAGACGCACAGATGTCCTCGTTTCATAATTTAGTGCGCTTGGGCATCCGTGATCAAATTAAACTAGCATCTGTGGCGTTGACTGATTTTCGTAGTGTCTTGCAGGTTTTGACAAAGATTCAGCCTGATGAAGTGTACAACCTAGCTGGACAAAGTTCTGTGGGTTTGTCTTTTGAACAGCCAGTGGAAACTTTAGAGAGTATCGCTACTGGAACTTTGAATTTATTAGAAGCTATTCGTTTTATTGGTGCGCCGATTAAACTTTATAATGCTGGTTCTAGTGAGTGCTTTGGGAATACGGGTGAACAGCCAGCAGATGAAGATACCCCATTTCGTCCGCGCAGTCCTTATGGTGTGGCTAAAGCTACGGCTTTTTGGGAAGTCGCTAATTACAGAGAAGCTTATGGTTTGTTTGCTTGTTCTGGTATTCTATACAACCATGAGTCGCCGTTAAGACCAGAAAGATTTGTAACTCAGAAAATTATTTCTGCGGCTTGTCGTATTGCTCAAGGAACTGATAATCATCTTTATTTGGGAAATCTGTCGGTGCGTCGGGACTGGGGTTGGGCTGCGGAGTATGTGAATGCGATGTATTTAATGTTGCAACAAGAACAACCTGATGATTATGTAATTGCTACTGGCGAGACATCAAAATTAGAGGACTTTGTAGCGCAGGCTTTTGCTTGTGTAGGACTAGACTGGCAGGAATATGTAACTACTGATAGTAGTTTATTACGACCTACTGATATTGTAGTTGGCAGAGGCAACCCAGCGAAAGCAAAAGAAAAGCTGGGATGGCAAGCACAATACACAATGAAAGATGTAGTGCGAATGATGATAGAAGAGAAGCAAAAAGATTATTTGTGA